The Paenibacillus sp. FSL R7-0204 genome includes a region encoding these proteins:
- a CDS encoding FtsW/RodA/SpoVE family cell cycle protein has product MLQRIKRIDGSIVLILIVLMGICIFSIYSVTHGRDGLDGMHLTMLQYYALGFIAFILISLFDYRLLVRYGLYIYIAGIGILLSVSFFGKVKNGAQGWIGIGDLSIQPAELFKLILIIFLTTMLVRKNKTRLQFWRDVVPLGLIAFMPCALVIVQNDLGNALSYIVILLGLLWIGHIKFSHALIGLIIAGGAILGFILCYINYHEQTVDFIEKTLGRDHFVSRFDPWLVPELASSTASYQTKNAQTAIGSGGLKGEGYLQGSSVQSNRVPYLYSESIFVQIGEEFGFLGAAALLMLFFILIHRLILIALECRDRGGPLLIVGIVAMLLYQILENIGAMTGLMPLTGITLPFISYGGTSLLINMACMGIAMSVRLYGQDVEDDLPLPQPHAKGKSLLSKI; this is encoded by the coding sequence ATGTTGCAGAGAATCAAAAGAATAGACGGCAGCATTGTGCTTATTTTGATTGTGCTGATGGGGATCTGTATCTTCTCCATTTACAGCGTGACTCACGGAAGAGACGGCCTGGATGGTATGCATCTCACCATGCTGCAGTATTATGCGCTGGGTTTTATCGCTTTTATCCTGATCTCCTTGTTCGATTACCGTTTGCTGGTGCGGTATGGACTCTATATTTATATCGCCGGGATCGGGATTCTGCTGTCGGTCAGCTTTTTCGGCAAGGTGAAGAACGGTGCCCAGGGCTGGATCGGTATCGGAGATTTAAGCATTCAGCCGGCGGAGCTGTTCAAGCTGATTCTGATTATTTTTCTGACCACCATGCTTGTCCGCAAAAATAAAACCCGGCTCCAGTTCTGGCGCGATGTCGTGCCGCTGGGTCTGATTGCATTCATGCCGTGCGCGCTGGTCATCGTCCAGAATGATTTGGGCAATGCGCTCAGCTATATCGTAATCCTGCTTGGCCTGCTATGGATCGGACATATCAAATTCTCCCATGCGCTGATCGGGCTGATTATCGCGGGCGGGGCAATTCTGGGCTTCATCCTGTGCTACATCAACTATCACGAACAGACGGTTGATTTCATTGAAAAAACGCTGGGCCGGGACCATTTCGTCAGCCGGTTTGACCCTTGGCTGGTGCCTGAGCTGGCCAGCAGCACTGCGAGCTATCAGACGAAAAATGCCCAGACGGCGATCGGCTCCGGGGGTCTGAAGGGAGAAGGCTATCTGCAGGGCAGCTCCGTACAGAGCAACCGTGTGCCGTATCTGTATTCGGAATCGATTTTTGTGCAGATTGGGGAAGAATTCGGCTTCCTGGGCGCAGCGGCGCTGCTGATGCTCTTTTTTATCCTGATCCACAGATTAATATTGATTGCCTTGGAATGCAGGGACCGCGGCGGGCCGCTGCTAATTGTCGGGATCGTGGCAATGCTGCTGTATCAGATTCTGGAGAATATCGGTGCGATGACCGGACTGATGCCGTTGACCGGCATTACCCTGCCGTTCATCAGCTACGGCGGAACCTCGCTGCTGATTAATATGGCCTGTATGGGGATAGCGATGAGCGTAAGGCTCTACGGGCAGGATGTGGAGGACGATCTTCCGCTGCCGCAGCCGCACGCGAAGGGCAAATCCCTTTTGTCCAAAATCTAG
- the spoIIR gene encoding stage II sporulation protein R, which translates to MRITFKYTAILICFFMILMMAWEGQKSDAAVAEVSIPQESIRLRILANSDGTGDQLVKRQIRDRIVEQINEWVAGLEDPQSLEQARALIRNHLPELNELVGRELAQRGIEYGYQVELGTVPFPTKMYGGRVYPAGEYEAVRVTLGAGKGQNWWCVLFPPLCFIDAGTGDAAAAEPAAAKAGAKDVTKVSAKASGDSAKVKAADGTAKGAVSSLSDSANKQENSGDTAEAPKVKFFVWELLKNIWSWICGLFA; encoded by the coding sequence CTGCGGATTACCTTTAAGTATACTGCCATTTTAATTTGTTTTTTTATGATTCTGATGATGGCCTGGGAAGGGCAAAAAAGTGATGCTGCCGTAGCGGAGGTATCGATCCCGCAGGAGTCTATCCGCTTGCGTATTCTGGCGAATTCGGACGGCACCGGGGATCAGCTGGTCAAGCGCCAGATTCGTGACCGGATCGTGGAGCAGATTAATGAGTGGGTGGCCGGGCTGGAAGATCCTCAAAGTCTGGAGCAGGCCCGTGCCCTGATCCGTAATCATCTGCCTGAGCTGAATGAGCTGGTGGGCAGAGAGCTGGCGCAGCGCGGGATTGAATACGGCTATCAGGTGGAGCTGGGGACGGTTCCTTTTCCGACCAAAATGTATGGCGGCCGGGTCTACCCTGCCGGAGAATACGAGGCCGTCCGGGTCACACTTGGAGCAGGCAAAGGGCAGAACTGGTGGTGTGTGCTGTTTCCGCCGCTCTGCTTCATCGATGCGGGAACCGGGGATGCTGCGGCTGCGGAACCGGCTGCTGCGAAGGCAGGGGCGAAGGATGTTACTAAGGTCTCAGCTAAGGCTTCGGGAGACAGCGCGAAGGTGAAGGCTGCGGACGGAACAGCGAAAGGGGCAGTATCCAGTCTCTCAGATTCAGCTAACAAGCAAGAAAATTCAGGTGATACTGCTGAGGCACCGAAGGTAAAGTTCTTCGTGTGGGAGCTGCTGAAGAATATCTGGAGCTGGATCTGCGGGCTGTTCGCCTGA
- a CDS encoding L-threonylcarbamoyladenylate synthase codes for MISEAAALLRSGETVAFPTETVYGLGADARNTTAVEAVFAAKGRPSDNPLIVHIARREDLERLVTEVHPVASALIDAFWPGPLTLVLPVRPGVLSPLVTAGLDTVGVRMPDHPVALALLRAADCPVAAPSANRSGRPSPTLASHVLEDLAGYIGGVLDGGAAGVGLESTVVQVQPDGTAAVLRPGGITAEQLAAVTGTEAAAAKPAAGANTPAGASGGGSVPVPPAAEPGVGEAGSSPAPRAPGMKYTHYAPRGALGIVRGSSAQRVAETAAGLLQAAQRAGEITGMLLFEEHRALYPADPAACTVSLGSLSSPEEAARFLYAALRRFDEAGATYILAEACPVTGLGAAIMNRLMKAAGGSVIDTD; via the coding sequence ATGATCTCGGAAGCGGCAGCGCTGCTGCGGAGCGGGGAGACGGTGGCCTTTCCGACGGAAACAGTGTACGGATTGGGCGCAGATGCGCGGAATACCACAGCGGTCGAAGCGGTATTCGCAGCCAAAGGCCGTCCCTCCGATAACCCGCTGATCGTGCATATTGCCCGGCGGGAGGATCTCGAACGTCTGGTGACGGAGGTGCATCCGGTGGCCTCGGCGCTGATCGATGCGTTCTGGCCCGGCCCGCTGACGCTGGTGCTGCCGGTGCGTCCCGGCGTCCTCTCGCCGCTTGTAACTGCGGGCCTGGATACGGTTGGCGTGCGCATGCCGGATCATCCGGTGGCGCTGGCGCTGCTGCGCGCGGCGGATTGTCCGGTTGCTGCGCCCAGTGCCAACCGCTCCGGGCGGCCGAGTCCGACGCTGGCCTCCCATGTGCTGGAGGACCTCGCCGGATATATCGGCGGGGTTCTGGACGGCGGCGCGGCCGGGGTCGGCCTGGAGTCGACCGTGGTGCAGGTGCAGCCGGACGGGACGGCAGCCGTGCTCCGTCCCGGGGGCATCACCGCCGAGCAGCTCGCGGCGGTGACTGGCACTGAGGCGGCCGCAGCGAAGCCGGCCGCCGGGGCGAACACGCCTGCCGGTGCATCCGGCGGCGGGTCCGTGCCTGTGCCGCCGGCAGCGGAGCCCGGCGTCGGCGAAGCCGGCAGCAGCCCGGCGCCGCGCGCGCCGGGCATGAAGTACACGCACTATGCCCCGCGCGGCGCGCTTGGCATCGTACGCGGCTCCTCCGCGCAGCGCGTGGCGGAGACCGCCGCAGGGCTGCTGCAGGCGGCGCAGCGGGCGGGCGAGATCACGGGCATGCTCCTCTTCGAGGAGCATAGGGCCCTGTATCCCGCCGACCCGGCCGCCTGCACGGTGTCTCTCGGCTCGCTGTCCTCGCCGGAGGAGGCTGCCCGCTTCCTGTATGCCGCTTTGCGGCGTTTTGATGAAGCGGGGGCCACGTACATTCTGGCCGAGGCCTGCCCGGTCACGGGCCTCGGCGCAGCCATTATGAACCGGCTGATGAAAGCCGCCGGTGGTTCGGTGATCGACACAGACTAA
- a CDS encoding manganese efflux pump MntP: MGWDGIYGGWGGLHGGWGQLVTIAIMAVALGMDAFSLGVGIGMRGIRLLHVLQLSLLIGFFHVLMPLLGLFTGSYVGHLLGQVTTYAAGGLLVLLGGHMVFNSFRQDNGGSSRQMDHRTIWGMLLISLSVSVDSFSVGVSLGMFVNSIILTVLAFGACGGVMSITGLLLGRRVSRGLGEYGEALGGAILLAFGLMFIF, encoded by the coding sequence ATGGGCTGGGACGGAATATATGGGGGTTGGGGCGGATTACATGGGGGCTGGGGCCAGTTAGTAACAATAGCTATTATGGCAGTTGCGCTGGGGATGGATGCGTTCTCACTGGGCGTGGGCATCGGGATGAGGGGCATCCGTCTGTTGCATGTGCTGCAGCTTAGCCTGCTAATTGGTTTTTTTCATGTGCTGATGCCGCTGCTGGGCTTGTTCACGGGCAGCTATGTCGGCCATTTGCTGGGACAGGTTACCACCTATGCTGCCGGAGGCCTGCTAGTTCTGCTGGGCGGACATATGGTGTTCAATTCCTTCCGCCAGGACAATGGCGGCAGCAGCCGGCAGATGGATCACCGGACGATCTGGGGGATGCTCCTGATCTCTCTCAGCGTAAGCGTAGATTCGTTCTCAGTGGGGGTTTCACTCGGGATGTTTGTGAATAGTATTATTCTAACCGTGCTGGCCTTCGGTGCCTGCGGCGGCGTCATGTCCATTACAGGGCTGCTGCTGGGCAGGAGGGTGAGCCGCGGGCTTGGAGAGTACGGGGAAGCGCTGGGCGGAGCCATTCTCCTTGCGTTTGGCTTGATGTTCATCTTTTGA
- a CDS encoding low molecular weight protein arginine phosphatase: MLHILFVCTGNTCRSPMAEGLLRKLAKERGIHVEVRSAGVSAVPGTSISRHAAGILQDEGIQDRIVSSQLDGEAVAWADLILTLTGAHKRHLLQYFPDAVTKTHTLKEYVQTQESVNADIRELDSLYAEAELNLALGTEPDAAAMQRMIEIRQRIPSFDISDPFGGSREDYELTAAEIRTALYGLLDKLESLRRL, from the coding sequence TTGCTGCATATTTTATTTGTCTGCACAGGTAATACCTGCCGTAGTCCCATGGCCGAAGGGCTTCTGCGGAAGCTTGCGAAGGAGCGGGGCATTCATGTGGAGGTGCGGTCTGCCGGAGTTTCTGCTGTCCCGGGTACTTCCATATCCAGACATGCTGCGGGCATTCTGCAAGATGAAGGGATTCAGGACCGCATCGTATCCTCACAGCTGGACGGGGAGGCGGTGGCCTGGGCCGATCTGATTCTTACCCTGACAGGAGCGCATAAGCGGCACTTGCTTCAGTATTTTCCTGATGCTGTTACCAAGACCCATACCCTTAAGGAGTATGTCCAGACGCAGGAATCCGTGAACGCTGATATCCGGGAGCTGGACAGTTTGTATGCGGAGGCGGAGCTGAATCTGGCCCTGGGCACCGAGCCGGATGCAGCGGCTATGCAGCGGATGATTGAGATCCGCCAACGTATCCCCAGCTTCGATATCAGTGATCCGTTCGGCGGCTCGCGTGAAGATTACGAGCTGACGGCGGCCGAGATCCGCACGGCGCTGTACGGTCTGCTTGATAAGCTTGAATCGCTAAGACGGCTTTGA
- a CDS encoding TIGR01440 family protein produces MAAAEQQLTGGGELSLAAATAAVTRELAVAGKLGPGKILVVGASTSEVAGKRIGTGGALEVARQLLEGIRQIADEFGFHPVYQCCEHLNRSLVMERALLESLGLREVSAVPIPGAGGSMAAAAYQSMTDPVLAETIEAHGGIDIGETLIGMHLRRIAVPYRPSLRVIGAARVNAAWSRPPLIGGERAVYRMPETSGSANCD; encoded by the coding sequence ATGGCGGCTGCAGAGCAGCAGCTGACGGGCGGCGGGGAACTCTCTTTGGCTGCAGCCACTGCTGCGGTAACGCGTGAACTTGCGGTAGCGGGCAAGCTCGGTCCGGGGAAGATCCTGGTCGTCGGAGCCAGCACCAGCGAAGTGGCGGGGAAGCGGATTGGAACAGGCGGTGCGCTGGAGGTTGCGCGGCAGCTGCTGGAGGGGATTAGGCAGATTGCGGATGAATTTGGTTTTCACCCGGTCTACCAGTGCTGCGAGCATCTGAACCGTTCGCTGGTGATGGAACGCGCTCTGCTGGAATCGCTCGGCCTTAGAGAGGTGTCGGCTGTGCCCATTCCGGGAGCAGGAGGCTCCATGGCTGCTGCGGCCTACCAGTCCATGACAGATCCGGTGCTGGCAGAGACCATTGAAGCTCATGGCGGTATAGATATCGGGGAGACCCTGATCGGCATGCATCTGCGCCGGATTGCCGTACCTTACCGGCCAAGCCTGCGGGTTATCGGGGCTGCCCGGGTTAATGCCGCGTGGAGCAGACCGCCGCTGATCGGCGGGGAACGGGCTGTGTACCGCATGCCTGAGACTAGCGGTTCCGCGAATTGTGACTGA
- the glyA gene encoding serine hydroxymethyltransferase encodes MEQLRKSDPAVLEAMGLELSRQRANIELIASENIVSEAVMEAMGSVLTNKYAEGYPGKRYYGGCEDVDIVENLARDRAKELFGAEHANVQPHSGAQANMAVYLAALKPGDTVLGMNLAHGGHLTHGSPVNASGILYNFVAYGVQEDSFLIDYDEVRKAAFKHRPKMIVAGASAYPRTIDFAALGSIANDVGALFMVDMAHIAGLVAAGLHPSPVPHAHFVTTTTHKTLRGPRGGMILCRQPWAAAIDKAVFPGSQGGPLMHVIASKAVSFGEALQPSFKTYAENVVKNAKVLAETLVGEGINIVSGGTDNHLILLDTRNLNITGKVAEKVLDSIGITVNKNAIPFDPTSPFVTSGIRIGTPAVTSRGMDEQAMVTIGRIIANVLKNPQDEANLAQAAREVAKLTEQYPIYPGLQY; translated from the coding sequence ATGGAACAATTGCGTAAAAGTGACCCGGCAGTACTGGAAGCGATGGGCCTCGAACTGAGCCGCCAGCGTGCGAACATTGAACTTATTGCCTCAGAGAATATTGTAAGTGAAGCCGTCATGGAGGCCATGGGCTCCGTACTTACGAACAAATATGCTGAGGGTTATCCCGGCAAGCGTTATTATGGCGGCTGTGAGGATGTGGATATTGTTGAGAACCTGGCCCGCGACCGTGCGAAGGAACTATTCGGTGCCGAGCATGCCAACGTGCAGCCGCATTCCGGCGCACAGGCCAATATGGCTGTATACCTGGCTGCGCTCAAGCCCGGCGATACCGTTCTCGGTATGAATCTGGCGCATGGCGGCCATTTGACCCACGGCAGCCCGGTGAATGCTTCCGGCATTCTGTATAACTTCGTGGCTTATGGCGTACAGGAGGATTCCTTCCTGATCGATTATGATGAAGTGCGCAAAGCGGCCTTCAAGCATCGTCCCAAAATGATCGTTGCCGGTGCGAGCGCATACCCGCGTACGATTGATTTTGCCGCACTCGGTTCGATTGCGAATGATGTGGGTGCTCTGTTCATGGTCGATATGGCCCATATTGCCGGTCTGGTGGCTGCCGGTCTTCACCCGAGCCCGGTTCCTCATGCCCACTTCGTCACTACAACTACGCACAAAACCCTGCGCGGTCCGCGCGGCGGGATGATTCTATGCAGACAGCCATGGGCTGCCGCTATTGATAAAGCAGTCTTCCCTGGTTCCCAGGGCGGACCTCTGATGCATGTGATTGCGTCTAAGGCTGTATCGTTCGGTGAGGCGCTGCAGCCTTCATTCAAGACTTACGCCGAGAACGTAGTTAAGAATGCCAAGGTGCTGGCGGAGACCCTGGTCGGCGAAGGCATTAATATTGTATCCGGCGGAACCGATAACCATCTGATACTGCTGGATACCCGCAACCTGAACATTACCGGCAAGGTCGCTGAGAAGGTGCTGGATTCCATCGGAATTACAGTCAATAAGAATGCAATTCCGTTCGATCCTACCAGCCCATTCGTAACCAGCGGTATCCGCATCGGTACACCGGCTGTTACTTCACGCGGTATGGATGAGCAGGCTATGGTTACAATCGGCCGGATTATTGCTAATGTCCTGAAGAATCCGCAGGATGAAGCTAACTTGGCCCAAGCGGCCCGTGAGGTAGCCAAGCTGACTGAACAATATCCGATTTACCCTGGATTGCAGTATTAA
- the upp gene encoding uracil phosphoribosyltransferase codes for MGKLVICDHPLIQHKLTFIRDVRTNTKDFREHVDEVATLMAYEITRDIPLETITVQTPVQETQSKVISGRMLGLIPILRAGLGMLEGVLKLLPAAKVGHVGLFRDPDTLQPVEYYIKLPTDVQERELIVIDPMLATGGSAIAAITSLKNRGCTQIKMMNLIAAPEGVAAVQAAHPDVDIYVAALDDHLNDHGYIVPGLGDAGDRLYGTK; via the coding sequence ATGGGAAAATTGGTGATTTGCGATCATCCATTGATTCAGCACAAATTGACATTCATTCGCGATGTGCGGACCAACACAAAAGACTTTAGGGAGCATGTCGATGAAGTAGCAACACTTATGGCTTATGAGATTACACGTGATATCCCGCTGGAGACCATTACGGTGCAGACGCCAGTGCAGGAAACGCAGAGCAAGGTGATATCGGGAAGAATGCTGGGACTGATTCCGATTCTGCGCGCCGGTCTTGGCATGCTGGAAGGTGTTCTTAAGCTGCTTCCTGCGGCGAAGGTAGGTCATGTAGGCCTGTTCCGTGATCCGGACACCCTGCAGCCGGTGGAGTACTACATTAAGCTTCCTACGGATGTCCAGGAACGTGAGCTGATCGTAATCGATCCTATGCTGGCTACAGGCGGCTCTGCCATTGCAGCGATTACCTCGCTCAAGAACCGCGGCTGCACCCAGATCAAGATGATGAACCTGATTGCTGCTCCGGAAGGCGTTGCGGCTGTACAAGCTGCTCATCCGGATGTGGATATCTATGTTGCCGCACTTGACGATCATTTGAATGATCACGGATATATCGTTCCGGGTCTTGGGGATGCCGGGGACAGACTGTACGGAACCAAGTAA
- the wecB gene encoding non-hydrolyzing UDP-N-acetylglucosamine 2-epimerase: protein MSKIKVMTIFGVRPEAIKMAPLVLELNRHPEQIESIVCVTAQHRELLDQVLEVFKITPDYDLDVMKDRQTLNEITIRVLEGLEPVLREVKPDLVLVHGDTLTTFLASYASFLQQIQVGHVEAGLRTWNKLSPYPEEMNRQLTGVLADLHFAPTHWSAGNLRHENKKESSIYITGNTVTDVFQYTVQPDYRHPVLDFASGKRLILMTAHRRESQGEPHRHIFRAVKRIADEFEDVAIVYPVHPSPAVKEPAHEILGGHPRIKLIDPLDVVDLHNFYPHTHLILTDSGGLQEEAPSFGVPVLVLRDTTERPEGIEAGTLELVGTDEEKVYQRTHALLTDQNLYQSMSRAANPYGDGKASERIVNAILHHFGAVPERPEEFHTMFTNDKTGQDN, encoded by the coding sequence ATGTCCAAAATTAAAGTAATGACGATTTTCGGAGTGCGCCCCGAGGCAATCAAGATGGCGCCACTGGTTCTGGAGCTGAACAGACATCCTGAGCAGATTGAGTCCATTGTCTGTGTAACTGCGCAGCACCGGGAGCTGCTGGATCAGGTGCTTGAGGTGTTCAAGATTACCCCGGACTATGATCTGGACGTAATGAAGGACCGCCAGACGCTTAACGAAATCACAATCCGGGTGCTCGAAGGCCTGGAGCCCGTGCTCCGCGAAGTGAAGCCGGACCTCGTGCTTGTACATGGCGATACCCTGACCACCTTCCTGGCCAGCTATGCGTCTTTCCTGCAGCAGATTCAGGTTGGGCATGTAGAAGCAGGTCTTCGGACATGGAACAAGCTTTCGCCTTATCCGGAAGAAATGAACCGTCAGCTGACAGGCGTGCTTGCTGATCTGCATTTTGCTCCGACTCATTGGTCAGCGGGTAACCTGAGACACGAGAACAAAAAAGAATCAAGTATTTATATCACAGGCAATACCGTAACCGATGTGTTTCAATATACCGTACAGCCGGACTACCGGCATCCGGTCCTTGATTTTGCTTCAGGAAAAAGACTTATTTTGATGACGGCGCACCGCAGAGAATCCCAAGGCGAACCGCACCGTCATATTTTCCGTGCAGTCAAAAGAATCGCTGATGAATTTGAAGATGTAGCCATTGTGTATCCCGTGCACCCGAGTCCGGCAGTGAAGGAACCGGCACATGAGATCCTCGGCGGACACCCTAGAATCAAGCTGATTGATCCGCTGGATGTCGTTGACCTGCATAACTTTTATCCGCATACCCACCTGATATTGACCGATTCCGGCGGCCTGCAGGAGGAAGCTCCCTCCTTTGGAGTTCCTGTGCTTGTGCTGCGTGATACAACCGAGCGCCCGGAAGGGATCGAGGCCGGAACACTGGAGCTTGTGGGGACGGACGAGGAGAAGGTGTATCAACGGACACATGCTCTTTTGACCGATCAGAATCTGTATCAGTCGATGAGCCGGGCCGCCAACCCGTATGGAGACGGCAAAGCCTCCGAGAGAATTGTCAATGCGATTTTGCACCATTTCGGAGCTGTTCCAGAGCGTCCGGAAGAATTTCACACAATGTTCACAAATGATAAAACAGGGCAAGACAACTAA
- a CDS encoding ATPase F0F1, protein MKEPKNEPGLGRTALVLGGAGSLLAAYIVIGFFVAKWLRNLMDGPAFWLAIGTIAGLILGVVNVALLIKNFLGEQNG, encoded by the coding sequence ATGAAGGAACCAAAGAATGAGCCTGGGCTGGGGCGTACAGCTCTAGTACTCGGGGGTGCGGGCAGCTTGCTCGCCGCTTACATTGTAATAGGCTTTTTTGTGGCAAAGTGGCTGCGCAATCTGATGGACGGACCTGCCTTTTGGCTGGCTATCGGAACAATTGCCGGGTTGATTCTCGGAGTTGTGAATGTTGCTTTGCTAATCAAAAATTTTTTGGGGGAGCAAAATGGATAA
- a CDS encoding ATP synthase subunit I translates to MDNMTPVINIVTRVTVIIMAGLVMGWALHHETRAVTLGMTLGLLAGLVNFRYLALKVRRVTAAVAKQGKSSFSLGFATRISFGILVTMFSVKYEHFSLEATIIGLFIPQLLAIPVGIYLGIKNKL, encoded by the coding sequence ATGGATAATATGACTCCCGTAATCAATATCGTCACCAGGGTGACAGTAATCATTATGGCAGGATTGGTAATGGGGTGGGCTCTCCATCATGAGACCCGTGCAGTTACTCTGGGAATGACACTCGGCTTGCTGGCAGGACTGGTTAATTTCCGTTATCTGGCCCTTAAGGTCAGAAGAGTGACAGCAGCGGTGGCGAAGCAAGGGAAAAGCTCCTTCAGCCTTGGTTTTGCTACAAGAATCAGTTTTGGAATTCTGGTTACCATGTTTTCAGTCAAATATGAGCATTTCTCGCTGGAGGCAACGATTATCGGCCTGTTCATCCCCCAGCTTCTGGCTATTCCCGTGGGGATATATCTAGGAATCAAGAATAAGCTGTAG
- the atpB gene encoding F0F1 ATP synthase subunit A, with amino-acid sequence MHEMPLIYVGGIPIDLSAVLMLVISSVIVFVLVMLSVRNLSVENPSKLQNFMEWVVEFVQGLISSAMDLKKGKPYISLGLTLILFIFVSNLLGLPFSVITEADGPVTVFGHVIEATKNLADGAHAEILWYKSPTADINVTAGLAIVVFVLMNYLGIKLNGKHYFKHYIEPFPIFLPLNIIENLAKPVALAIRLFANIFAGEVLITVILKLGLFSIPFLAIWQGFSIFVGALQAFIFTILTMVYIAQMTIHEEEAH; translated from the coding sequence ATGCACGAAATGCCTTTAATCTATGTTGGCGGAATACCGATTGACCTGTCTGCTGTGCTGATGCTGGTAATCAGCTCGGTGATAGTATTCGTACTGGTTATGCTCTCCGTCCGCAACCTGTCGGTTGAGAATCCGTCCAAACTCCAGAATTTCATGGAATGGGTGGTTGAATTTGTACAGGGACTGATCAGCAGCGCCATGGATCTGAAGAAGGGAAAGCCTTACATATCACTGGGATTGACGCTGATACTGTTTATCTTCGTCTCCAATCTCCTTGGTCTGCCGTTTTCCGTTATTACAGAGGCCGATGGTCCAGTTACAGTCTTCGGACATGTTATCGAAGCAACTAAGAACCTGGCCGATGGCGCGCATGCTGAGATTCTGTGGTACAAATCGCCGACTGCAGACATCAACGTAACCGCAGGACTTGCGATCGTTGTGTTTGTACTCATGAACTACTTAGGCATCAAGCTGAACGGCAAGCATTATTTCAAACATTATATTGAGCCGTTTCCAATTTTCTTGCCGCTGAACATCATTGAGAACCTGGCGAAGCCAGTGGCGCTTGCCATTCGTCTATTCGCTAACATTTTTGCCGGCGAGGTTCTGATTACCGTCATTCTGAAGCTGGGACTGTTCAGTATTCCGTTTCTGGCCATCTGGCAAGGTTTCAGTATCTTTGTCGGGGCGCTTCAGGCCTTTATCTTTACGATTCTGACGATGGTCTACATCGCACAGATGACGATCCACGAGGAAGAAGCGCATTAA
- the atpE gene encoding F0F1 ATP synthase subunit C, with the protein MEFLAAAIAVGLGALGAGLGNGMIVSKTVESIARQPEARNALQTTMFIGVGIVEVIPLAATVIAFLIMFT; encoded by the coding sequence ATGGAATTTTTAGCAGCAGCAATCGCGGTTGGTTTGGGCGCACTCGGCGCAGGTCTGGGTAACGGTATGATCGTCAGCAAGACGGTGGAATCTATCGCCCGTCAGCCGGAAGCACGTAACGCACTGCAGACAACAATGTTTATCGGTGTAGGTATCGTGGAAGTTATTCCTTTGGCCGCTACAGTTATCGCGTTCCTGATCATGTTTACTTAA
- the atpF gene encoding F0F1 ATP synthase subunit B produces MNIVWTNIVFSIVAFGVLYFLLSKFAFSKLFGIMEKRREMVMQQMDEAAKTREQAVAYVEEQKQALQQARQEAQAIIQQSQATSNNQVDKILEQAHVEASRLKDEAVRDIENEKNKAVEALRSELGTASVRIASKLLEKEVAADGEQEQLVDQYLKEVGGRS; encoded by the coding sequence GTGAATATCGTTTGGACCAATATAGTATTTTCCATTGTCGCATTTGGAGTTCTGTACTTCCTGCTTAGCAAGTTTGCCTTCAGCAAGCTGTTCGGAATTATGGAGAAACGGCGCGAAATGGTGATGCAGCAAATGGATGAAGCAGCCAAGACCAGAGAGCAGGCGGTCGCTTATGTAGAAGAGCAGAAGCAGGCCCTGCAGCAGGCGCGCCAAGAGGCACAGGCTATCATTCAGCAGTCCCAGGCTACCAGCAATAACCAGGTTGACAAGATTCTCGAGCAGGCTCATGTGGAAGCAAGCCGTCTGAAAGATGAAGCGGTACGCGACATTGAGAACGAGAAGAACAAAGCGGTTGAAGCGCTGCGCAGCGAGCTGGGTACAGCCTCAGTCCGCATTGCCTCGAAGCTGCTTGAGAAGGAAGTTGCAGCTGACGGCGAGCAGGAACAGCTTGTTGATCAATACCTCAAAGAGGTAGGAGGCCGATCATGA